A stretch of Cyanobacterium sp. HL-69 DNA encodes these proteins:
- the egtD gene encoding dimethylhistidine N-methyltransferase, which translates to MLFTNQEKKVEIKYLPNISGNEENGEDVVKGLSSNPKVLPPKYFYDRTGSLLFEKICNLPEYYPTRTETQILKTASPEIANLTGISELVELGSGSSTKTRLLLSAYENMRKPWRYIPIDVSGDMLKNSSLQLEKEYSHLSIFGLVGTYEQALFHLPPKELPSRMIVFLGSTLGNFTTIECDRLFNEVRDVLEEGDYFLLGIDLQKPVSVLEAAYNDAQGVTAQFNLNMLSHLNQLFEGDFNPNNWHHKAIYNQHLHQIEMYLHCHQRHQVSLKNLDLTVDFADNDFILTEISRKFDLQKMEGFLKSHGLNTIKCWTDEKQWFGLILAQVRKAMGNSL; encoded by the coding sequence ATGTTATTTACTAATCAAGAGAAAAAAGTAGAGATAAAATATTTACCAAATATCTCTGGAAACGAAGAAAATGGCGAAGATGTTGTTAAAGGATTAAGTAGTAATCCTAAAGTATTACCACCGAAGTATTTTTACGATCGCACTGGGTCATTATTATTCGAGAAAATATGCAATTTGCCAGAATATTATCCTACCCGCACCGAAACACAAATTTTAAAAACCGCCTCCCCAGAAATAGCGAATTTAACGGGTATTAGCGAATTAGTAGAATTGGGTAGCGGTAGTTCAACCAAAACAAGATTATTATTATCTGCCTATGAAAACATGCGCAAACCTTGGCGTTATATCCCCATCGATGTCAGCGGAGATATGCTCAAAAATAGCTCTTTACAGCTAGAAAAAGAATATTCTCATCTCTCCATTTTTGGTTTAGTGGGTACTTATGAACAGGCTTTGTTTCATTTACCACCCAAGGAATTACCCTCAAGGATGATTGTTTTTTTGGGTAGTACCCTAGGTAACTTTACCACGATAGAGTGCGATCGCCTTTTCAACGAAGTAAGAGATGTACTAGAAGAAGGAGACTATTTTCTTTTGGGTATTGATTTACAAAAACCTGTGTCAGTGCTAGAGGCTGCCTATAACGATGCTCAGGGAGTCACAGCCCAATTTAACCTAAATATGCTATCCCACCTTAACCAACTTTTTGAGGGTGATTTTAACCCAAATAACTGGCATCATAAGGCGATTTATAACCAACATTTACATCAAATAGAGATGTATTTACATTGTCATCAAAGGCATCAAGTATCTTTAAAAAATCTGGATTTAACCGTAGATTTTGCAGATAATGACTTTATTTTGACAGAAATTTCTCGTAAATTTGATTTACAAAAGATGGAAGGGTTTTTAAAATCCCATGGTTTAAATACCATCAAATGTTGGACAGACGAAAAACAATGGTTTGGTTTGATTCTTGCCCAAGTCAGGAAGGCAATGGGGAACAGTTTATAA
- the psbT gene encoding photosystem II reaction centre T protein, which translates to MESVAYILVLAMMISVLFFAVAFREPPKIQK; encoded by the coding sequence ATGGAAAGTGTTGCATATATTCTTGTATTAGCAATGATGATTTCAGTCTTATTCTTTGCCGTTGCTTTTCGTGAACCTCCCAAAATTCAAAAATAG
- a CDS encoding Small GTP-binding protein domain, translating to MTSKTTPSVSSVIGLARASLQQSLSWYASSRRHWNYPPDAKLQGAVKDDLRNLKGALEKLEQQVIKVSAFGLVSRGKSTVINALLGEDVLATGAINGVTKWPKSIRWQPPTGKVEIEFIDTPGLDEIDGESRAQMAREVSRQSDLILFVVAGDITRTEYLALLELRRCQKPLLLVFNKVDLYPDTDIKSIYQQLQQLSNETNQPLLTPDEVVMVAAQPQPIKVRVELPDGTLREEWEHLSSQVDSLKEKILLILNREGKALLALSALHQARVAQENIAHKTVMLREKEAEKIIWQYAKYKALIVAVNPIALVDLVVGAIADLTMIRALARLYGLPITSYEAGKLWQTIVKSLLSLMVAEVVTMVMLGFAKTGTAINSLWENPANFTAFAGAGLAQGSIAGYGSYVVGKAAQVYLENGCTWGSFGTSSVIKEIIAQVPAESIIARLRIEN from the coding sequence ATGACATCGAAAACAACCCCTTCTGTATCATCAGTTATTGGTTTAGCCCGTGCCAGTTTACAACAGTCCCTTTCTTGGTATGCTAGTAGTCGCCGTCATTGGAATTATCCTCCTGATGCCAAGTTACAGGGTGCTGTCAAGGATGATTTGCGTAACCTCAAAGGGGCATTGGAAAAATTAGAGCAACAGGTAATTAAGGTATCAGCTTTTGGGTTGGTGAGTCGTGGTAAATCCACCGTAATCAATGCTCTTTTGGGGGAAGATGTTTTGGCTACGGGGGCGATAAATGGGGTGACAAAGTGGCCTAAGTCTATCCGTTGGCAACCTCCTACGGGGAAGGTGGAAATTGAGTTTATTGATACCCCGGGGTTAGATGAGATTGATGGGGAAAGCAGGGCGCAAATGGCGAGGGAAGTTAGTCGTCAGTCAGATTTAATTTTGTTTGTGGTAGCGGGGGATATTACTAGAACAGAATATTTGGCTTTGTTGGAGTTGCGTCGTTGTCAAAAGCCTTTGTTGTTGGTGTTTAATAAGGTGGATTTATACCCTGATACGGATATTAAGAGTATTTATCAGCAGTTACAGCAGTTGAGTAATGAAACTAATCAGCCGTTGCTTACCCCTGATGAGGTGGTGATGGTGGCGGCACAGCCACAGCCCATTAAGGTAAGGGTGGAATTGCCTGATGGTACTTTAAGGGAGGAGTGGGAGCATTTATCGTCTCAGGTGGATAGTTTGAAGGAAAAAATTTTGCTAATTCTTAATCGGGAGGGTAAGGCTTTGTTGGCTTTGAGTGCCCTTCATCAAGCTAGGGTTGCGCAGGAAAATATTGCCCATAAAACGGTAATGTTGCGAGAGAAGGAGGCGGAAAAGATTATCTGGCAATACGCAAAATATAAGGCTTTGATTGTGGCGGTTAATCCCATTGCCCTTGTGGATTTGGTGGTAGGGGCGATCGCCGATTTGACCATGATTAGAGCTTTGGCAAGGTTATATGGTTTACCCATTACCAGTTATGAGGCGGGGAAGTTGTGGCAAACCATTGTTAAAAGTTTACTTAGTTTGATGGTGGCAGAAGTGGTAACGATGGTAATGTTAGGTTTTGCAAAAACAGGTACGGCGATAAATAGTTTGTGGGAAAACCCTGCTAATTTTACGGCTTTTGCAGGGGCTGGGTTAGCCCAAGGTAGTATTGCGGGATATGGCTCTTATGTGGTGGGTAAAGCGGCTCAGGTGTATTTAGAAAATGGTTGCACTTGGGGAAGTTTTGGCACTTCTTCGGTGATTAAAGAAATTATTGCCCAAGTACCTGCGGAATCTATTATTGCTCGTCTAAGAATTGAAAATTAA
- the tnp1 gene encoding group IS10 transposase — MNQVNLLRDSLKKHLPWHGARLNFLALFLMALIRVRTVDLTSLSLAFRTCAKPESSYKRLQRFFANFNLDLSLIAKTIVSLMNIPQPWVLSIDRTQWCFGSTCFNIFVLGIVHKGVAFPITWTMLEKKGNSNSCERMDLLDQFWEIFPTAQVSYICGDREFIGKEWLTYLMIEPQIPFRLRIKADHKIGDGQKSLASSILFAHLRMGESQTLSGKRWVWGRQVYVSALRLEDGELLIVISNDSGKSAIADYAHRWGIETLFGMFKTRGFHLESTHFNQPERLSKLFTLMSLALCWAILIGEWLHEQIPLKIKKHGRRVKSIFRYGLDHLRMIFLDIDLKQNEFIRCLNFLSCT, encoded by the coding sequence ATGAATCAGGTTAACTTACTTCGTGATAGTTTGAAAAAACATTTACCATGGCACGGTGCAAGACTAAATTTTCTAGCATTATTTTTGATGGCATTGATTCGTGTGCGAACCGTTGATTTAACAAGTCTTTCCTTAGCTTTTCGTACCTGTGCTAAACCAGAATCGAGCTATAAGAGACTTCAACGATTTTTTGCTAATTTTAACCTTGATTTGAGTCTGATTGCTAAAACCATAGTTTCCTTGATGAATATACCTCAACCATGGGTTTTAAGTATTGACCGAACACAATGGTGTTTTGGCTCTACTTGTTTTAATATTTTTGTTTTGGGTATTGTTCATAAGGGTGTTGCTTTTCCCATCACTTGGACAATGTTAGAAAAGAAAGGTAATTCTAACAGTTGTGAAAGAATGGATTTATTGGATCAATTCTGGGAGATTTTTCCCACAGCTCAAGTATCCTATATTTGTGGTGATAGAGAGTTTATCGGTAAGGAATGGTTGACTTATCTAATGATTGAACCTCAAATTCCTTTTCGTTTGAGGATTAAAGCAGATCATAAGATTGGTGATGGGCAAAAAAGTCTGGCCTCATCAATTCTTTTTGCTCATCTTCGAATGGGGGAATCTCAAACTCTTTCAGGTAAACGTTGGGTTTGGGGAAGACAAGTTTATGTGTCTGCTTTACGTTTAGAAGATGGGGAGTTACTAATTGTAATTAGCAATGACTCTGGGAAGAGTGCAATTGCTGATTACGCTCATCGATGGGGCATTGAAACACTATTCGGGATGTTTAAAACCAGAGGATTTCATTTAGAATCTACTCATTTTAATCAGCCAGAAAGACTAAGTAAATTGTTCACATTAATGAGTTTAGCTCTGTGTTGGGCAATTTTAATAGGAGAATGGTTACATGAACAGATACCATTAAAAATCAAAAAACATGGTCGGCGAGTAAAAAGTATTTTTCGTTATGGACTCGACCATCTAAGAATGATCTTTCTTGACATCGATCTAAAACAGAATGAATTTATAAGATGTTTAAATTTTTTGTCCTGTACTTAG
- a CDS encoding prohibitin, giving the protein MNRQSTNISSLIAAIVTAFIVFIGLNSFIIINPGQTGVLSILGKAQDQPLLEGIHFKPPIVSAVDIYDVTVQKFEVPAQSSTKDLQDLSASFAINFRLDPVKVVDIRRTQGTLQNIVAKIIAPQTQESFKIAAARRTVEEAITKRSELKEDFDNALTSRLDKYGIIVLDTSVVDLAFSPEFAKAVEEKQIAEQRSQRAVYVAKEAEQEAQADINRAKGRAEAQRLLAETLKAQGGELVLQKEAIEAWRNGGSQMPKVLVMGGDSKGSVPFLFNLNDVAN; this is encoded by the coding sequence TTGAATCGTCAATCAACCAATATATCCTCATTAATAGCAGCCATTGTAACCGCTTTTATTGTATTTATTGGACTTAATTCTTTCATCATCATCAACCCCGGGCAAACAGGAGTATTAAGCATCCTCGGTAAAGCCCAAGATCAACCATTATTAGAAGGTATCCATTTTAAACCTCCTATCGTTTCCGCCGTTGATATTTATGATGTGACAGTACAAAAATTTGAAGTACCTGCCCAAAGTTCCACCAAAGACTTACAAGATTTATCGGCTAGTTTTGCTATCAACTTCCGTCTTGATCCAGTCAAAGTAGTTGACATCAGAAGAACTCAGGGTACATTACAAAATATTGTAGCTAAAATTATTGCTCCTCAAACCCAAGAATCTTTTAAAATTGCAGCCGCTAGACGCACTGTAGAAGAAGCAATCACTAAACGGAGTGAGTTGAAGGAAGACTTTGATAATGCTTTGACTTCTCGTCTTGACAAATATGGCATTATTGTGCTAGATACTAGCGTAGTAGATCTTGCTTTTTCTCCAGAATTTGCTAAGGCGGTAGAAGAAAAACAAATCGCTGAACAACGTTCTCAAAGGGCTGTTTACGTAGCTAAAGAAGCCGAACAAGAGGCTCAAGCAGACATTAATAGAGCTAAAGGTAGAGCAGAAGCTCAAAGACTATTAGCGGAAACCCTCAAGGCACAAGGGGGCGAGTTGGTACTACAGAAAGAGGCTATCGAAGCGTGGCGCAACGGTGGTTCTCAGATGCCTAAAGTATTGGTTATGGGAGGGGATTCTAAAGGTAGTGTTCCTTTCTTATTCAATCTCAATGATGTAGCTAATTAA
- the metE gene encoding 5-methyltetrahydropteroyltriglutamate--homocysteine methyltransferase MetE, giving the protein MTNTSHQLTTVTLGYPRIGEKREVKKALESYWAKKSSSDELLNTIEEIEKLNWQKQIDAGIDLIAVGDTSLYDHILDWTVYLGLIPSRFQSFNGLQQYFAMARGADGIPALEMTKWFDTNYHYLVPEIEASCQPQANFDGFLHQVKRGQNILGKRTNPIILSPVTLVGLSRYEGSLLENVEKLLPLYQSLLEELKGYGITEVQIHEPILVTNETLEIKEATIKTYDILSQGGLPINLVTYFEDLGNNYNWVVNLPVKAISLDFTRGNNLELLKQHGFPTDKRLGVGIVDARNVWQVNYAQVQDVLKAVKAVTTNISIQPSASLQFVPLDVEREVNLPAPLRNVLSFAQQKLIELKMLSGEGNEQFWQQKDERWTSFKAFAPHRPLVQEKVDGLTNKDFDRTLSYQERIKEQIQLPIFPTTTIGSFPQTKEVRRLRLNYKKGELSLQEYQEAIDKEIAECIKLQEDIGLDVLVHGEFERTDMVEFFGQKLSGFAFTESGWVQSYGSRYVRPPIIFGDVERSEAMTVREFKVAQSLTDKPVKGMLTGPVTMLNWSFPRSDISRKHQALQIGLALQKEVADLQEAGALIIQMDEPAFREGLPLKTALWADYLTWAVDAFRLASAIALPVTQIHTHMCYSEFGDIIKDIEKMDADVISIENSRSNNRTLEEVTTAGYNHQIGNGVYDIHSPVVPSTAQMVKQLEEGLKNLPLQQIWVNPDCGLKTRHWDEVIPALSNMVEATKIIRQKAEELASK; this is encoded by the coding sequence ATGACAAATACATCACATCAATTGACTACCGTAACCTTAGGATATCCTCGCATCGGCGAAAAAAGAGAAGTAAAAAAAGCCTTAGAATCCTATTGGGCAAAGAAAAGTAGTTCCGATGAACTTCTTAACACTATCGAAGAGATAGAAAAACTAAACTGGCAAAAACAAATAGATGCAGGGATTGATTTAATTGCCGTGGGGGATACGAGTTTATACGATCATATCTTAGACTGGACTGTTTATCTGGGTTTAATTCCCTCTCGTTTTCAGTCTTTTAATGGCTTACAACAATATTTTGCCATGGCCCGGGGCGCTGATGGTATTCCAGCCTTAGAAATGACAAAATGGTTTGATACCAACTATCATTATCTTGTCCCTGAAATTGAAGCTAGTTGTCAACCCCAAGCTAATTTTGACGGCTTTTTGCATCAGGTAAAACGAGGACAAAATATTTTAGGTAAACGTACTAACCCAATTATCCTTAGCCCTGTAACTTTGGTTGGCCTGAGTCGATATGAGGGAAGTTTACTAGAAAATGTGGAAAAATTATTACCTCTATATCAATCTTTGTTGGAGGAGTTAAAGGGTTATGGCATAACAGAAGTACAAATTCATGAGCCGATTTTAGTTACCAACGAAACCCTAGAAATAAAAGAAGCCACTATCAAAACCTATGATATTCTTAGTCAAGGGGGTTTACCTATCAATTTAGTTACCTACTTTGAGGATTTGGGTAATAACTATAATTGGGTTGTCAATTTACCTGTAAAAGCCATTAGTCTCGATTTTACGAGAGGTAATAACCTAGAGTTACTCAAACAGCATGGATTTCCTACCGATAAACGTTTAGGCGTAGGCATTGTGGATGCGCGTAATGTATGGCAGGTTAATTATGCACAGGTGCAGGATGTTTTAAAAGCAGTTAAAGCAGTTACCACTAATATTAGTATTCAACCTTCGGCTTCCTTGCAGTTTGTACCTTTGGATGTGGAAAGAGAGGTTAATTTACCAGCGCCCCTTAGAAATGTCCTTAGTTTTGCTCAACAAAAATTAATTGAGCTAAAAATGCTTTCTGGGGAAGGAAATGAACAGTTTTGGCAACAAAAGGATGAAAGGTGGACATCGTTTAAGGCTTTTGCCCCCCATCGCCCTTTGGTGCAAGAGAAGGTTGATGGTTTAACCAATAAAGATTTCGATCGCACTTTATCATATCAAGAAAGAATCAAGGAACAAATACAGTTACCGATTTTCCCCACTACTACCATTGGCTCTTTTCCTCAAACTAAGGAAGTGAGAAGGTTACGACTCAATTATAAGAAGGGAGAATTAAGTTTACAAGAATATCAAGAGGCTATTGACAAGGAAATAGCTGAGTGTATCAAGTTACAAGAGGATATTGGCTTGGATGTGTTGGTACATGGAGAATTTGAACGTACTGACATGGTAGAATTTTTTGGACAAAAGCTGTCTGGTTTTGCTTTCACTGAGTCGGGCTGGGTACAAAGTTATGGTAGTCGTTATGTACGTCCCCCCATTATTTTTGGAGATGTGGAAAGAAGTGAAGCCATGACGGTAAGAGAGTTTAAGGTGGCTCAATCCCTGACAGATAAACCCGTTAAAGGTATGTTAACCGGCCCTGTAACCATGTTAAATTGGTCTTTCCCTCGCTCAGATATTTCCCGTAAACATCAGGCTTTACAAATCGGTTTGGCACTGCAAAAAGAAGTGGCTGATTTACAAGAAGCTGGGGCGTTAATTATTCAAATGGACGAACCTGCTTTTCGAGAAGGATTACCCCTCAAAACCGCTCTTTGGGCTGATTATTTGACTTGGGCAGTGGATGCTTTTCGGTTAGCCAGTGCGATCGCCCTTCCTGTAACACAAATACATACTCATATGTGTTATTCTGAATTTGGAGACATTATCAAAGACATCGAAAAAATGGATGCCGACGTTATCTCCATCGAAAATAGCCGTAGCAATAATCGCACCCTAGAGGAAGTAACCACCGCAGGATATAACCACCAAATCGGCAATGGAGTTTATGATATTCATAGCCCCGTAGTACCTTCCACCGCACAAATGGTAAAACAGTTGGAAGAAGGGTTAAAAAATCTACCGTTACAACAAATTTGGGTAAATCCCGATTGTGGACTAAAAACCCGTCACTGGGATGAAGTTATTCCCGCCCTGAGTAATATGGTAGAAGCTACTAAAATTATTCGCCAAAAAGCTGAGGAGTTAGCTTCTAAATAA
- the adhE gene encoding bifunctional acetaldehyde dehydrogenase / alcohol dehydrogenase AdhE: MNDNKNQLAQLEELIAKVKKAQKIYATFSQEQVDRIFKRAALAANDARIPLAKIACEETGMGIVEDKVIKNHFASEIIYNKYRDEKTCGVIEKDDFYGIEKVAEPIGLIAGIIPTTNPTSTAVFKTLLALKTRNGIILSPHPRAKKCTVEATKVILEAAVAAGAPADIIGCIEEPTLEVSQGLMQHPEIKLILATGGPGMVKAAYSSGHPSLGVGAGNTPAFVARSADIKMAVSSIMLSKTFDNGMICASEQSVIVENDIYDEFRKEFEFRGAYFTTPEETENLRQVILKDGRLNAEIVGQSVIQIAELANIVIPPESKVLIAEVEDIGISEPLSYEKLSPILAMYRARDLEDGTAKAAKLVEFGGRGHTSVIYIAQDDHDHIEYFEARMETSRVLVNTPASMGAIGDLYNFRLDPSLTLGCGSWGGNSISGNVGVSHLLNVKTITERRENMLWFRVPPKVYFKYGCLPVALGDLAGKHRAFIVTDRPLYDLGITSKIENVLEQLGIRFDVFSDVEPDPSLSTVNRGLERMNSFNPDVIIAVGGGSPMDAAKIMWLLYEHPDIEFEGIATRFMDIRKRVYDLPPLGEKAIMVAIPTTSGTGSEVTPFAVVTDDRTGAKYPLADYALTPNIAIVDPELVLNMPKSLTAFGGIDALTHALEAYVSAYSTEFTSGLALKAIGLIFDYLPRSYNEGAKDVKAREKVHYAATIAGMAFANAFLGICHSLAHKLGSRFHIAHGLANALMISHVIRYNATDAPFKQAIFSQYKYPNAKYRYAQIADYLHLGGETDEEKVELLIEAVENLKRAVNIPASIKEVYSGTEEEFLGAIATLAEEAFDDQCTGSNPRYPLIKDMKDLYITAYHGR, translated from the coding sequence ATGAATGATAATAAAAACCAATTAGCTCAACTAGAAGAATTAATTGCTAAAGTAAAAAAAGCACAAAAAATTTACGCAACATTTAGCCAAGAACAAGTAGATCGTATTTTTAAAAGAGCCGCCCTCGCTGCGAATGATGCCCGCATTCCTTTAGCAAAAATAGCTTGTGAAGAAACAGGGATGGGTATAGTAGAAGATAAAGTAATAAAAAATCATTTTGCCTCAGAAATTATCTATAACAAATATCGTGACGAAAAAACCTGCGGAGTTATCGAAAAAGATGATTTTTATGGCATAGAAAAAGTCGCCGAACCCATAGGATTAATTGCAGGAATTATTCCCACCACCAACCCCACTTCCACAGCTGTTTTTAAAACCCTTTTAGCCCTCAAAACTCGTAATGGAATCATTTTATCTCCCCATCCTCGGGCGAAAAAATGTACCGTAGAAGCCACCAAGGTTATTTTAGAAGCGGCTGTAGCTGCGGGCGCCCCTGCTGACATTATCGGTTGTATAGAAGAGCCTACCCTAGAAGTGTCTCAGGGGTTGATGCAACACCCCGAAATTAAGTTAATCCTCGCCACGGGGGGGCCTGGCATGGTGAAAGCGGCTTACTCCTCTGGACATCCTTCCCTTGGGGTGGGGGCTGGTAATACTCCCGCTTTTGTAGCCCGTAGTGCGGATATAAAAATGGCTGTTTCTTCCATTATGCTCAGTAAAACCTTTGATAATGGCATGATTTGTGCCTCTGAGCAGTCCGTAATTGTGGAAAATGATATTTATGACGAGTTTAGGAAAGAATTTGAGTTTAGGGGGGCTTATTTTACTACCCCGGAGGAAACGGAAAATTTACGGCAAGTGATCTTAAAGGATGGTCGTCTCAATGCAGAAATTGTGGGGCAGTCGGTGATTCAAATTGCGGAGTTGGCAAATATTGTTATTCCTCCGGAGAGTAAGGTATTGATTGCCGAGGTGGAGGACATTGGTATTAGTGAGCCTTTATCTTATGAAAAGTTATCCCCCATCCTAGCCATGTATCGAGCTAGAGATTTGGAAGATGGTACGGCTAAGGCGGCGAAGTTGGTGGAATTTGGCGGTAGGGGACATACTTCGGTAATTTATATTGCCCAAGATGATCATGACCATATAGAATATTTTGAAGCGAGGATGGAAACCAGTAGGGTATTAGTTAATACTCCTGCGTCTATGGGTGCGATCGGGGATTTATATAACTTCCGTCTCGATCCTTCCCTTACCCTTGGTTGTGGTAGTTGGGGGGGTAACTCCATCAGTGGTAATGTGGGGGTATCTCACCTTTTAAACGTGAAAACCATTACCGAACGTCGAGAAAATATGCTCTGGTTTAGGGTACCGCCGAAGGTATATTTTAAATATGGTTGTTTGCCCGTGGCGTTGGGAGATTTGGCAGGAAAACATCGAGCTTTCATTGTAACCGATCGCCCCTTATACGATCTTGGTATTACTAGCAAAATAGAAAACGTATTGGAACAGTTGGGCATCAGATTTGATGTGTTTTCTGATGTGGAACCAGATCCGAGTTTAAGTACCGTTAACCGTGGTTTGGAGCGGATGAATAGTTTTAATCCTGATGTGATTATCGCCGTGGGGGGAGGTTCACCCATGGATGCCGCCAAGATAATGTGGTTGTTGTACGAACATCCAGATATTGAATTTGAAGGCATTGCCACCCGTTTTATGGACATTCGTAAACGGGTATATGATCTCCCTCCTTTGGGGGAAAAAGCCATCATGGTAGCCATTCCTACCACCTCTGGGACAGGTTCTGAAGTTACTCCCTTTGCCGTGGTAACAGACGATCGCACAGGGGCAAAATATCCTTTAGCAGACTATGCCCTAACTCCGAATATCGCCATCGTTGATCCTGAATTGGTACTAAATATGCCTAAGAGTTTAACGGCTTTTGGGGGGATAGATGCCCTCACCCACGCCCTAGAAGCCTATGTCTCTGCCTATTCTACGGAATTTACCAGTGGTTTGGCACTCAAAGCCATCGGTTTAATTTTTGACTATCTCCCCCGCTCCTATAATGAAGGGGCAAAGGACGTTAAGGCAAGGGAAAAAGTTCACTATGCCGCCACCATTGCGGGGATGGCTTTCGCTAACGCTTTCCTTGGTATCTGCCATTCTTTGGCTCACAAATTGGGTTCTCGCTTCCATATTGCCCATGGTTTGGCTAATGCGCTGATGATTTCCCATGTGATTCGTTACAACGCCACCGATGCCCCTTTTAAACAAGCGATTTTTTCTCAGTACAAATATCCTAACGCTAAATATCGTTATGCTCAAATTGCCGATTACCTTCATTTGGGGGGTGAAACGGACGAAGAAAAAGTTGAGTTACTTATTGAGGCGGTGGAAAACCTGAAACGGGCGGTAAATATTCCAGCCTCCATTAAGGAAGTTTATTCAGGCACTGAGGAAGAATTTTTAGGGGCGATCGCCACTTTAGCAGAAGAAGCCTTCGATGATCAATGTACAGGTAGTAATCCTCGCTATCCCCTAATCAAAGACATGAAGGATTTATATATCACTGCTTACCATGGTCGTTAG
- the psbB gene encoding photosystem II CP47 chlorophyll apoprotein PsbB, which translates to MGLPWYRVHTVVINDPGRLISVHLMHTALVAGWAGSMALYELAVFDPSDAVLNPMWRQGMFVLPFMARLGVTGSWGGWSVTGETGVNPGFWSFEGVAIAHIVLSGLLFLAAVWHWVYWDLELFTDSRTGEPALDLPKMFGIHLFLSGILCFGFGAFHLTGLWGPGMWVSDAYGLTGHVQPVAPEWGPAGFNPFNPGGVVAHHIAAGIVGIIAGLFHLSVRPPEKLYKALRMGNIETVLSSSIAAVFFAAFIVAGTMWYGSATTPVELFGPTRYQWDQDYYQQEIQRRVQSAIAQGSTPSEAWEAVPEKLAFYDYVGNSPAKGGLFRTGPMDKGDGIAQGWLGHPVFKDKDGRELTVRRLPNFFETFPVVLSDSDGVVRADIPFRRAESALSVEQTGVTVSFLGGDLDGQTFSDPLDVKRYARKAQLGEPFEFDTETLNSDGVFRTSTRGWFAFGHACFALLFFFGHIWHGARTLFRDVFAGIDPDLDPEQVEWGLFQKLGDKSTRTRSESA; encoded by the coding sequence ATGGGACTACCTTGGTATAGAGTACATACAGTAGTAATTAACGATCCAGGTCGCCTAATCTCTGTTCACTTAATGCACACCGCATTGGTGGCAGGTTGGGCTGGATCCATGGCTCTTTATGAGTTGGCAGTTTTTGATCCTAGCGATGCCGTTTTAAACCCCATGTGGAGACAAGGTATGTTTGTATTACCTTTCATGGCTCGTTTAGGTGTAACTGGTTCTTGGGGTGGCTGGAGTGTCACTGGAGAAACTGGTGTTAACCCCGGATTTTGGTCTTTTGAAGGAGTTGCGATCGCCCATATCGTCCTCTCTGGTTTATTATTCCTAGCGGCCGTATGGCACTGGGTATATTGGGATTTAGAACTATTTACCGATTCTCGTACTGGTGAACCTGCATTGGATTTACCTAAAATGTTCGGTATCCACCTATTCTTATCAGGAATCTTATGTTTCGGTTTTGGTGCATTCCACCTTACTGGTTTATGGGGTCCTGGAATGTGGGTATCCGATGCCTATGGCTTAACTGGTCATGTGCAACCTGTGGCCCCAGAGTGGGGACCTGCCGGGTTTAACCCCTTTAACCCTGGTGGTGTAGTTGCTCACCATATCGCCGCAGGTATTGTAGGTATTATTGCCGGATTGTTCCACCTCAGTGTTCGTCCCCCCGAAAAACTTTATAAAGCTCTTCGTATGGGTAACATTGAAACCGTACTTTCTAGCAGTATCGCCGCCGTATTCTTCGCTGCTTTCATCGTAGCTGGAACTATGTGGTATGGTAGCGCCACTACCCCCGTGGAACTATTTGGACCTACCCGTTATCAGTGGGACCAAGATTATTACCAACAAGAAATTCAGCGTCGTGTACAGAGTGCGATCGCACAGGGTTCAACTCCTTCCGAGGCTTGGGAAGCTGTGCCTGAAAAATTAGCCTTCTACGACTATGTAGGAAACAGCCCCGCCAAAGGTGGTTTATTCCGTACTGGTCCTATGGATAAAGGTGATGGTATCGCCCAAGGTTGGTTGGGACACCCTGTATTCAAAGATAAAGATGGCAGAGAATTAACCGTTCGTCGTCTTCCCAACTTCTTTGAAACCTTCCCCGTCGTCTTAAGCGACTCTGATGGCGTAGTTCGTGCGGATATTCCTTTCCGTCGTGCAGAATCTGCCCTTAGTGTAGAACAAACTGGTGTTACCGTTTCCTTCTTAGGTGGTGACTTAGATGGTCAAACCTTCTCAGATCCCCTAGATGTAAAACGTTATGCCCGTAAAGCTCAATTAGGTGAACCTTTCGAGTTTGACACCGAAACCCTCAACTCCGATGGTGTATTCCGTACTAGCACCCGTGGTTGGTTTGCCTTCGGTCATGCTTGTTTCGCCTTATTATTCTTCTTTGGTCACATTTGGCACGGTGCCCGTACCTTATTCCGTGATGTATTCGCTGGTATCGACCCAGACTTAGATCCAGAACAGGTAGAATGGGGTCTATTCCAAAAATTAGGAGACAAATCTACTCGTACCCGCAGTGAGTCTGCTTAA